In a single window of the Raphanus sativus cultivar WK10039 chromosome 9, ASM80110v3, whole genome shotgun sequence genome:
- the LOC130500235 gene encoding uncharacterized protein LOC130500235, which produces MSVPEVCVLCSAAPETHHHLFFECSFSSSVWNYFASKVWDNPPQDIHSVAAWINLHRSSSPQARYIIRLMFQSSIYLIWKERNKRIFTTQVTSAFGVRSAVDRQIRDRLLSIKPSPAFQPPLLQFFFACTRPP; this is translated from the coding sequence ATGTCTGTACCGGAGGTCTGTGTCCTATGCTCTGCTGCTCCTGAGACACATCACCATCTTTTCTTTGAGTGTAGCTTTTCATCCTCGGTTTGGAATTATTTTGCAAGTAAGGTATGGGATAATCCACCGCAGGACATTCATTCTGTAGCTGCATGGATTAACCTGCATCGATCATCTTCGCCGCAAGCTCGGTACATCATTAGACTCATGTTCCAATCCTCCATTTACTTGATATGGAAAGAAAGGAACAAGAGGATCTTTACTACGCAGGTAACATCGGCCTTCGGAGTGCGGTCTGCTGTGGATCGCCAGATCAGGGACAGACTTCTCTCTATCAAGCCGTCGCCAGCTTTCCAGCCACCTCTACTGCAGTTCTTCTTCGCCTGCACAAGACCGCCTTGA